One genomic region from Streptomyces sp. Li-HN-5-11 encodes:
- a CDS encoding helix-turn-helix domain-containing protein: MGTTDNLRFYGGADAYLAACPSRQILDVLANKWTMLVMGALSGGPMRFGELRRRLDGITQKMLTQTLRTLERDGLVTRTVYPTIPPKVEYTATGLGESVTALMHAIRAWSEENINAVLDARDAYDARAAQEVQPVTA; the protein is encoded by the coding sequence ATGGGTACTACTGACAACCTGCGCTTCTACGGCGGCGCGGATGCCTACCTGGCTGCCTGCCCCTCCCGCCAGATCCTGGACGTACTCGCCAACAAGTGGACCATGCTGGTCATGGGCGCACTGTCCGGCGGCCCGATGCGCTTTGGCGAGCTGCGGCGCCGCCTGGACGGCATCACTCAGAAGATGCTCACTCAGACCCTGCGTACCCTGGAGCGGGACGGCCTCGTCACCCGCACGGTCTACCCGACCATTCCGCCAAAGGTCGAATACACGGCCACCGGGCTGGGCGAGAGCGTCACCGCGCTGATGCATGCGATCCGCGCCTGGTCCGAGGAGAACATCAATGCCGTGCTGGACGCCCGCGACGCCTACGACGCGCGGGCCGCCCAGGAGGTACAGCCCGTCACAGCCTGA
- a CDS encoding NADP-dependent oxidoreductase has product MRAITQKTFGGPEVLELVDDAPKPAPGPTQVLVRVRATSVNPVELFVRSGVFPLLGEPPFVLGWDVSGVVEQVDPGVHRFNVGDEVYGMPYFPAAAGANAEYLVAPARQLARKPAGISHEEAAALPLVGLTAWHALAEIAQLRPGQRVLIHGAGGGLGHVAVQLAKHLGAEVIGTASAAKHDFLRELGADRLVDYRTQDYTKVLRNTPVDVVLETLGGGNAERSFGVLRQGGVLVTAVERLSTTLPELAEQSGVRFAAVGVEPDPAGLEALTQLVEEGRLRVHLQQVFPLERLPKAHEVLAAGGVQGKLAITV; this is encoded by the coding sequence ATGCGTGCGATCACCCAGAAGACCTTCGGCGGCCCCGAGGTGCTGGAGCTCGTCGACGACGCGCCCAAGCCGGCTCCTGGACCGACGCAGGTGCTGGTCCGAGTCAGGGCTACCAGCGTCAACCCCGTGGAACTGTTCGTCCGATCCGGCGTCTTCCCGTTGCTGGGCGAGCCGCCTTTCGTCCTGGGCTGGGACGTCTCAGGGGTTGTAGAGCAGGTCGATCCGGGTGTGCACCGGTTCAACGTCGGCGACGAGGTGTACGGGATGCCGTACTTCCCGGCCGCGGCCGGGGCGAACGCCGAGTACCTGGTCGCCCCCGCACGGCAGTTGGCTCGCAAGCCCGCAGGGATCAGCCACGAGGAGGCCGCGGCGCTGCCGCTGGTCGGCCTGACCGCCTGGCATGCACTGGCGGAAATCGCGCAGCTGCGGCCGGGGCAACGGGTGCTGATCCACGGTGCGGGCGGCGGGCTCGGGCACGTCGCGGTGCAGCTGGCCAAGCACCTCGGCGCGGAGGTGATCGGCACGGCGAGCGCGGCCAAGCACGACTTCCTGCGCGAGCTGGGTGCGGACCGGCTGGTCGACTACCGGACCCAGGACTACACGAAGGTGCTTCGAAACACGCCAGTTGACGTTGTGTTGGAGACCCTGGGCGGTGGGAACGCCGAGCGTTCCTTCGGCGTGCTGCGGCAGGGCGGCGTGCTGGTGACGGCGGTGGAGCGGCTCAGCACCACCCTGCCGGAGCTGGCGGAGCAGTCCGGCGTGCGCTTTGCGGCGGTGGGCGTGGAGCCGGACCCGGCCGGCCTGGAGGCACTGACCCAGCTGGTCGAGGAGGGGAGGCTTCGGGTGCACCTGCAACAGGTGTTCCCGCTGGAGAGGTTGCCCAAGGCTCACGAGGTGCTGGCTGCGGGCGGCGTGCAGGGCAAGCTTGCGATCACGGTCTGA
- a CDS encoding IS5 family transposase, whose amino-acid sequence MDQDWELLAPLIPRAATGRPRVEDRQVINGMVCKLWTGISWCDLPDRYGPGKTVCTRFRRYALDGWSTRALQQIQARADAAGDSTGWSRSSPPSSVPHQHAAGRGGARGGSDRTKRAITPSAGPAEDRPAKVHLACNSKGRSLAILLTPGRRRDSVCARPPLQRTRVPRTGMGRPRCRPDQVVADKAYGSRGLRSLCRGMGSVAAGVLVVALPCCGSLAAGGLAAVSWLVVAVCGMPVLVACRAGQGLVSRLQW is encoded by the coding sequence ATCGACCAGGATTGGGAGTTACTCGCTCCGTTGATACCTCGAGCCGCGACGGGCCGGCCTCGGGTGGAGGACCGGCAGGTCATCAACGGGATGGTCTGCAAGCTTTGGACCGGGATCTCCTGGTGTGACCTGCCGGATCGTTACGGCCCGGGGAAGACGGTCTGCACCCGCTTCCGCCGGTACGCGCTGGACGGCTGGTCCACTCGGGCTCTGCAGCAGATCCAGGCCCGTGCGGACGCGGCCGGTGACTCGACTGGCTGGTCCAGATCGTCTCCACCATCGTCCGTGCCGCACCAGCACGCCGCCGGCAGGGGCGGAGCGAGGGGCGGCAGCGACAGGACGAAGCGGGCGATCACGCCCTCGGCCGGTCCCGCCGAGGACCGACCGGCCAAAGTCCACCTCGCCTGCAACAGCAAAGGTCGCTCGCTTGCGATCCTGCTCACGCCAGGCCGGCGCCGCGACAGCGTCTGCGCACGCCCTCCTCTCCAACGGACCCGCGTTCCTCGCACCGGCATGGGGCGACCACGCTGCAGGCCTGATCAGGTCGTCGCGGACAAGGCCTACGGTTCTCGCGGGCTCCGCTCGCTCTGCCGGGGCATGGGCAGTGTGGCTGCGGGCGTCCTGGTGGTGGCTTTGCCCTGCTGCGGTTCGCTGGCAGCGGGCGGCCTTGCGGCTGTGAGCTGGTTGGTGGTGGCGGTGTGTGGCATGCCCGTTTTGGTCGCGTGCCGGGCCGGTCAGGGGCTGGTTTCCCGGTTGCAGTGGTAG
- a CDS encoding BTAD domain-containing putative transcriptional regulator, protein MLGPLHAQITGREVRFDGPRQAKMLAALLVDANNLVAMERLVAVMWDGKAPATAVRQVQDALSGLRRNLAACGAPGSLISTRRGGYQIHLAPEQLDLLEFDHERYLAERQTAPFETAAALRRALACWRGDALVDISSRVLEFDAARLNEKRADTHKRCLSIELGLGRHREVIDELTALLREHPYDEQVAEHLMVALYRCRRQGEALQVYERLRRTLADELGVDPTPPLQGLHQRILTADPALAAPVLASGPAGTPPESPGAAATGPARAMPVRQLPLDVPDFVGRSEALAEVAGLLDGSAPNRAPVGVIVGGPGVGKSCLVTHAARLASVAFPDGQLYLDLAGTSDEPRDAALMLAEALGALSIAGSAIPNGLSERAALFRSLLADRRMLVVLDDAGHAEQVLPLLPGADGCAVLITSRTLLTQLPGARHIDLDVLSPAEARELFTGIVGRRRVEREPEEAEAILNCCGNLPLAIRIAGAKLTGRPAWTLRVLRERIEDESRRLAELRIGDLSVRASVELSLRLLPADAVRALSLLGLLGAYTLPGWVVGPLLDRSDAEEVLDALVDASLVRLTATDAIGQPRYRLHDLIRTCAVEIAAQLPAADKRDAIVRVLSTWLDLAGRGTDRLPAGLLAAAPGSAPRRSLPDAVVDRLMADPVGWFDAERDTLLGAVKLAVDWGLDELAWELAASPVTYYDHRCLYQDWEHGHRLALDAAEAAGNVRGASVLLRGLGQLHIYRDEFDRATRALESSVGLCQEAGDKRGEALSVAMLGTVSRVQDRDDEAVDRIEQALAIAVGEGDRHLEAQLTCAMAVMRLMQGKLDEAESWFGEALRQARALDDGHRVAVVLRRFSRLHDRRGDPDEALRCLGQALTAFEELADERCAAYTLLEVGRVYAGQHDRDRASPALQRAADLFHRHGDRQDEATCWQLIADLDAAAGVDDLAHQHRGRALRLWQAIGDMNRTKAPARPSSP, encoded by the coding sequence GTGCTGGGGCCGTTACACGCCCAGATCACCGGGCGCGAGGTCCGGTTCGACGGACCGCGGCAGGCCAAGATGCTGGCCGCGCTTCTGGTCGATGCCAACAACCTGGTCGCCATGGAACGGCTCGTCGCCGTGATGTGGGACGGGAAAGCGCCCGCCACAGCCGTCCGTCAGGTCCAGGACGCTCTGTCCGGGCTGCGCCGCAACCTTGCCGCGTGCGGAGCACCCGGCTCCTTGATCAGCACGCGGCGTGGCGGCTACCAGATCCACTTGGCACCGGAGCAGCTCGACCTGCTGGAGTTCGACCACGAGCGGTACCTCGCCGAACGGCAAACGGCCCCGTTCGAGACAGCTGCCGCGCTGCGGCGCGCGCTGGCCTGCTGGCGCGGTGACGCCCTGGTCGACATCTCCAGCCGGGTCCTGGAGTTCGATGCGGCGCGGCTGAACGAGAAACGCGCGGACACGCACAAACGGTGCCTGAGCATCGAACTCGGCCTGGGGCGTCATCGTGAGGTCATCGACGAACTGACCGCCCTGCTGCGCGAGCACCCCTACGACGAGCAGGTCGCCGAGCACTTGATGGTCGCCCTCTACCGGTGTCGGCGACAAGGCGAGGCGCTGCAGGTGTACGAGCGGCTGCGCCGGACACTGGCCGACGAACTCGGTGTTGATCCCACCCCTCCGCTGCAGGGGCTGCATCAGCGCATCCTGACCGCCGATCCCGCCCTGGCGGCTCCGGTCCTTGCAAGCGGTCCCGCGGGCACGCCACCGGAAAGTCCTGGCGCGGCGGCCACCGGGCCGGCAAGGGCGATGCCGGTACGACAACTACCGCTCGATGTACCAGACTTCGTAGGCCGGTCGGAGGCGCTGGCCGAGGTCGCCGGGCTGCTCGATGGGTCGGCGCCGAACCGGGCCCCGGTGGGTGTCATTGTGGGCGGTCCCGGTGTCGGCAAGTCCTGCCTGGTGACGCACGCCGCGCGGCTGGCGAGCGTCGCCTTCCCCGACGGCCAGCTCTACCTCGATCTCGCCGGGACATCGGACGAGCCGCGGGATGCGGCACTGATGCTGGCCGAGGCGCTGGGCGCGCTCTCCATCGCCGGCAGCGCGATCCCGAACGGTCTGTCCGAACGGGCCGCGCTCTTTCGGTCGTTGCTGGCGGACCGCCGGATGCTGGTGGTGCTGGACGATGCCGGTCACGCCGAGCAGGTGCTGCCGTTGCTTCCCGGGGCCGACGGTTGCGCCGTGTTGATCACCAGCCGCACTCTGCTGACGCAACTTCCCGGCGCCCGGCACATCGACCTGGACGTGCTGAGCCCGGCAGAGGCGCGGGAGTTGTTCACCGGCATCGTCGGTCGGCGGCGGGTCGAGCGGGAACCGGAGGAGGCCGAGGCAATCCTCAACTGCTGCGGCAACCTGCCGCTGGCGATCCGGATCGCCGGCGCCAAGCTCACCGGCCGCCCGGCCTGGACGCTGCGGGTGCTGCGGGAACGGATCGAGGATGAGTCCCGGCGGCTGGCCGAGCTGAGGATCGGGGACCTCAGCGTGCGAGCCAGCGTCGAACTGAGCCTACGGCTGCTGCCGGCCGACGCGGTACGTGCGCTGAGCCTGCTGGGCCTGCTCGGCGCCTACACCCTGCCCGGCTGGGTGGTCGGCCCGCTGCTGGACCGCTCGGACGCCGAAGAGGTGCTGGACGCCCTCGTCGATGCCAGCCTGGTGCGGCTGACCGCCACCGACGCCATCGGCCAGCCGCGCTACCGGCTGCACGACCTGATCAGAACCTGTGCCGTGGAGATCGCCGCCCAGCTGCCGGCGGCGGACAAGCGGGACGCGATCGTCCGGGTGCTGTCCACCTGGCTCGATCTGGCCGGGCGCGGCACCGACCGGCTCCCGGCCGGGCTGCTGGCCGCCGCGCCAGGTTCGGCGCCGCGCCGGTCGCTGCCCGACGCGGTCGTGGACCGGCTGATGGCCGATCCGGTCGGCTGGTTCGACGCGGAACGCGACACCCTGCTCGGCGCGGTGAAACTGGCCGTGGACTGGGGACTGGACGAGTTGGCCTGGGAGCTGGCGGCCAGCCCGGTGACCTACTACGACCACCGGTGCCTGTATCAGGACTGGGAGCACGGGCACCGGCTCGCGTTGGACGCGGCCGAGGCCGCCGGCAACGTGCGCGGTGCATCGGTGCTGCTGCGCGGTCTTGGCCAGCTGCACATCTACCGGGACGAGTTCGACCGGGCGACCCGTGCCCTGGAGTCCTCCGTCGGGCTGTGCCAGGAAGCCGGTGACAAGCGCGGCGAGGCGTTGTCGGTGGCGATGCTGGGCACGGTCAGCCGGGTGCAGGACCGTGACGACGAAGCCGTCGATCGTATCGAGCAGGCACTGGCCATCGCGGTCGGTGAGGGCGACCGGCACCTCGAAGCCCAGCTGACCTGCGCGATGGCCGTGATGAGGCTCATGCAGGGCAAACTCGACGAGGCGGAGTCCTGGTTCGGGGAGGCCTTGCGCCAGGCCAGGGCGCTCGACGACGGGCATCGGGTGGCGGTCGTGCTGCGGCGGTTCAGCCGGCTGCACGACCGGCGCGGTGATCCGGACGAGGCGCTGCGCTGCCTGGGGCAGGCGTTGACCGCGTTCGAGGAACTGGCCGACGAGCGGTGCGCCGCGTATACGCTGCTGGAAGTCGGCCGCGTGTACGCCGGTCAGCACGACCGGGACCGGGCGAGCCCGGCGTTGCAGCGCGCGGCGGACCTGTTCCACCGGCACGGCGACCGCCAGGACGAGGCCACGTGCTGGCAACTGATCGCGGACCTGGACGCCGCCGCCGGCGTCGACGACCTGGCGCACCAGCACCGCGGGCGGGCGCTGCGGCTGTGGCAGGCGATCGGCGACATGAACCGGACGAAGGCTCCAGCGCGGCCATCGTCGCCGTGA
- a CDS encoding WYL domain-containing protein — MTPDRFFTLMLLLTSREPVTTQELASALGVSLRTVTRDLNWLRDAGLPVTAHRGRLGGVTMLPGSGLDLTRLTPGERDHLSLTGLDERQRAELNASVESRRALSKIAATQPRRVHELLPLTDVVHVDSRPWRQARASGTTPASLIGAVRRGRRLRIEYDSPRESGPRDLVVDPYGLFAKAGTWYLVADCARVPRMYRLGRITTWKEVDQPRRIRENETLATVAAALIAQWEHNHAIEVSATIDQTQIERAQRIFGQRLVRDDHEESATSHKVTIRFLHLEDVRALLPFGSAITVHAPTEARAHLSDLATNLAHHHAPSSTS; from the coding sequence GTGACCCCGGACCGCTTCTTCACCCTGATGCTGCTCCTCACATCGAGGGAGCCCGTGACCACACAGGAACTCGCCTCGGCGCTCGGGGTGTCCCTTCGAACCGTCACCCGGGACCTGAACTGGCTCCGCGACGCCGGTCTGCCGGTGACCGCACACCGGGGCCGCCTCGGAGGCGTGACCATGCTGCCCGGATCCGGACTCGACCTCACGCGACTCACACCGGGCGAGCGTGATCATCTGTCGCTCACCGGGCTGGATGAGAGGCAACGTGCGGAGCTCAACGCATCGGTCGAAAGCCGGCGCGCGCTCTCCAAGATCGCCGCTACACAGCCACGTCGAGTTCATGAGCTCCTGCCGCTCACCGACGTAGTGCACGTGGACAGCCGTCCCTGGCGCCAGGCACGAGCTTCCGGCACGACTCCGGCCTCGCTGATCGGCGCAGTGCGGCGAGGTCGCCGACTACGGATCGAGTACGACAGCCCACGCGAGTCAGGCCCACGCGACCTGGTCGTGGATCCCTACGGACTGTTCGCCAAGGCCGGCACCTGGTACCTCGTCGCCGACTGTGCCCGAGTGCCACGGATGTACCGACTCGGACGGATCACGACGTGGAAAGAAGTCGACCAGCCACGACGGATCCGCGAGAACGAGACCCTGGCCACCGTCGCTGCAGCGCTCATTGCCCAGTGGGAACACAACCACGCGATAGAGGTCAGCGCCACCATCGACCAGACCCAGATCGAGCGAGCGCAACGGATCTTTGGCCAACGACTCGTCCGGGACGACCATGAAGAATCCGCCACCAGCCACAAAGTAACAATCCGCTTCCTGCATCTGGAGGACGTGCGAGCACTACTGCCGTTCGGAAGCGCCATCACTGTGCACGCCCCCACCGAAGCCAGGGCTCACCTCAGCGACCTCGCCACCAACCTTGCCCACCACCATGCGCCGTCATCAACATCCTGA
- a CDS encoding FkbM family methyltransferase, with amino-acid sequence MAPALVNQFAMSMKAIELHSVNRWEVSFLRQEVGGYFAHGVEFAPGATVLDVGANIGVFSAAVYERLEGDVRIYAFEPMPPLHATLERNAREFFNGCLTVFPYGLASRDDELDFSYVPAATIFSSSLRDQANIEAERQRVTAAVVEMVRQGGLGPVLRRVPAFVLRTLVGRRLRVMRRLERHRVRVRPLSSVLDEQGIDRIDLLKVDVEGAELDVLEGIEERHWPLLRQAVVEVERWQENRDRVCEVFRGHGFTVRAEQDLVQRAGDIGMVFAVRR; translated from the coding sequence TTGGCTCCGGCCCTGGTAAATCAATTTGCCATGTCCATGAAGGCCATTGAGCTGCACAGTGTCAATCGTTGGGAGGTGTCCTTCCTGCGCCAGGAGGTGGGCGGCTACTTCGCCCACGGTGTCGAGTTCGCGCCGGGTGCGACGGTTCTCGACGTGGGCGCCAACATCGGTGTGTTCTCGGCGGCCGTGTACGAGCGGCTGGAGGGGGATGTGCGGATCTACGCCTTCGAGCCGATGCCGCCGCTGCACGCGACGCTCGAACGCAATGCTCGCGAGTTCTTCAACGGATGTCTGACCGTGTTCCCTTATGGTCTGGCGTCCCGTGACGACGAACTCGATTTCAGCTACGTTCCGGCCGCCACGATCTTCTCGTCCTCCCTGCGGGACCAGGCAAACATCGAGGCTGAGCGGCAGCGGGTCACCGCCGCCGTTGTCGAGATGGTCCGCCAGGGCGGCCTGGGACCCGTCCTGCGCCGCGTTCCCGCTTTCGTCCTCAGGACTCTCGTCGGCCGCAGGCTGCGGGTGATGCGGCGGCTTGAGAGGCACCGGGTGAGGGTCAGGCCTTTGTCGTCAGTGCTCGACGAGCAGGGCATCGACCGCATCGACCTGCTCAAGGTCGATGTGGAAGGCGCCGAACTCGACGTGCTCGAAGGCATCGAGGAACGGCACTGGCCGCTGCTTCGGCAGGCCGTCGTCGAGGTGGAGCGCTGGCAGGAGAACCGCGACAGGGTCTGTGAGGTGTTTCGCGGGCACGGCTTCACGGTCAGAGCCGAGCAGGACCTGGTGCAGCGGGCCGGCGACATCGGCATGGTCTTCGCGGTCAGGCGCTGA
- a CDS encoding VOC family protein produces the protein MTTSVVSIVYVNDTPAAARFYGDLLGMRPSFETPGYITFDLGPGADLGLWSGQFEDLSPDVPRTSEVCLAIDGGPDELNAIFKQWKSKGVTILREPHDAGFGLTFLAADPDGNRIRVAPRD, from the coding sequence ATGACCACATCCGTGGTGTCCATCGTCTACGTGAACGACACTCCCGCCGCAGCTCGTTTCTACGGCGACCTCCTCGGCATGAGGCCGTCGTTCGAGACTCCGGGATACATCACCTTCGACCTCGGGCCAGGTGCTGACCTCGGTCTGTGGTCCGGCCAGTTCGAGGATCTGTCACCGGACGTCCCGCGCACCAGTGAGGTGTGCCTGGCCATCGACGGTGGACCCGACGAGCTCAACGCGATCTTCAAGCAGTGGAAGTCCAAGGGGGTCACGATCCTGCGCGAGCCTCATGATGCGGGGTTCGGGCTGACCTTCCTCGCAGCCGATCCTGACGGGAACCGTATCCGCGTGGCACCGCGGGACTGA
- a CDS encoding glycosyltransferase family 39 protein, which yields MLGTTASLSAVLYTWGIDHSVYHTFYAAAVRSMTDNPVAFFFGSFDPGNSITLDKEPGFLWPQALSAMVFGFHPWALVLPQAVEGVACVLLLHLLVRRWAGIPAGLLAAGFLALTPVAVGLGRSVVEDAPFVLLLLLAAEATWRAAARARLRTLLTAGVWAGAAFQCKMLEAWAVLPALAVTYLVAAPTTLRRRIGHAAAAGALAVAVSVSWVAVASVVPAQSRPYMDGTTDNSAVAMVVGYNFLTRFTSLGVDAAATGSVVTGVRGPDHTAGGSAPGNGTSAGTSKAGDTGRTAREARQRGPRMGDSVLKMFSPGLATQTGWLYPLAACGLLWGLAAARRRRVPRTDPSLAGYLMWGVWLATFFAAFSFGSVTGHTYYMGVVAVALAALSGAGLMRAWEAYRAGGRHAWVLAAVTTANVLWATALTLHYHRFFGWLAPTAAGLCILSLVITGAGRAAATRRPRTAAAALATALAAVLLIPAAWSVSALSPRYNQPGGMGRVGPTSLPGSGGANRLTPPRTRLLAYLTAHRHGAKYLAAMPDWADAAPYIISADASMLPMGGFTHQVPYPTPDQLARLVDSRELHFIALPATPVAGRQQKADQHGATARHDATAQHTDTGTSPTMTAITRWVTAHCTPVPPTTYDATASLHLQLYHCNRETSP from the coding sequence GTGCTGGGGACCACAGCATCCCTCTCGGCCGTCCTGTACACGTGGGGCATCGACCACAGCGTTTACCACACCTTCTACGCGGCCGCCGTGCGCAGCATGACCGACAATCCGGTGGCGTTCTTCTTCGGCTCGTTCGACCCGGGCAACTCCATCACGCTCGACAAGGAGCCCGGCTTCCTGTGGCCGCAGGCGCTGTCGGCCATGGTGTTCGGCTTCCACCCCTGGGCGCTGGTGCTGCCCCAGGCGGTCGAGGGCGTGGCCTGCGTCCTTCTCCTGCATCTGCTGGTGCGCCGCTGGGCTGGAATCCCGGCGGGACTGCTGGCCGCGGGGTTCTTGGCGCTCACCCCGGTGGCCGTGGGGCTGGGCCGGTCGGTCGTCGAGGACGCGCCGTTCGTCCTGCTGCTGCTCCTGGCCGCCGAGGCCACCTGGCGGGCCGCCGCCCGGGCCCGGCTGCGCACCCTGCTGACGGCGGGCGTCTGGGCCGGAGCGGCGTTCCAGTGCAAGATGCTGGAGGCCTGGGCGGTGCTGCCGGCCCTCGCCGTCACCTATCTGGTGGCCGCCCCCACCACCCTGCGGCGCAGGATCGGCCACGCCGCGGCGGCCGGCGCCCTCGCCGTCGCGGTGTCGGTGTCCTGGGTGGCCGTGGCGAGTGTCGTGCCCGCCCAGTCCCGCCCCTACATGGACGGCACCACCGACAACTCGGCCGTGGCCATGGTCGTCGGCTACAACTTCCTGACCCGGTTCACCTCGCTGGGTGTGGACGCGGCCGCCACCGGCAGCGTTGTCACCGGCGTGAGGGGCCCCGACCACACGGCGGGCGGCAGCGCCCCGGGCAACGGCACTTCGGCCGGCACGAGCAAGGCCGGCGACACCGGCCGCACCGCACGGGAAGCCCGGCAGCGGGGCCCGCGCATGGGTGACAGCGTGCTGAAGATGTTCAGCCCCGGACTGGCCACCCAGACGGGCTGGCTCTACCCGCTGGCCGCGTGCGGCCTGCTGTGGGGCCTCGCCGCCGCGCGGCGCCGCCGTGTCCCCCGCACCGATCCCTCGCTCGCCGGATATCTGATGTGGGGCGTGTGGCTGGCCACCTTCTTCGCCGCGTTCAGCTTCGGCAGCGTCACCGGCCACACGTACTACATGGGCGTCGTCGCGGTGGCCCTCGCGGCGCTGAGCGGTGCCGGGCTCATGCGGGCCTGGGAGGCCTACCGCGCCGGCGGCCGCCACGCGTGGGTGCTTGCGGCAGTAACCACCGCGAACGTCCTGTGGGCCACGGCTCTGACGCTGCACTACCACCGCTTCTTCGGATGGCTGGCTCCCACCGCCGCCGGCCTGTGCATCCTGTCCCTGGTGATCACCGGCGCGGGCCGCGCCGCGGCGACCCGCCGTCCGCGGACAGCCGCGGCCGCACTGGCCACAGCTCTCGCCGCGGTACTCCTGATACCCGCGGCATGGTCGGTCTCCGCGCTGTCCCCGCGCTACAACCAGCCGGGCGGCATGGGCAGGGTAGGGCCCACCAGCCTCCCCGGAAGCGGCGGAGCGAACCGGCTCACACCGCCGCGCACACGGCTCCTGGCCTACCTCACAGCACACCGGCACGGGGCGAAGTACCTCGCAGCCATGCCCGACTGGGCCGACGCCGCGCCCTACATCATCAGCGCCGACGCATCAATGCTGCCCATGGGCGGCTTCACCCACCAGGTTCCCTACCCCACCCCCGACCAACTCGCCCGGCTCGTCGACTCCCGCGAACTGCACTTCATCGCCCTCCCGGCCACACCCGTGGCGGGACGGCAGCAAAAAGCCGACCAGCACGGCGCAACGGCCCGGCACGACGCGACCGCGCAGCACACCGACACCGGCACATCTCCCACCATGACCGCGATCACCCGCTGGGTCACCGCACACTGCACGCCGGTGCCACCGACCACGTACGACGCCACCGCCTCCCTCCACCTCCAGCTCTACCACTGCAACCGGGAAACCAGCCCCTGA